In the Uranotaenia lowii strain MFRU-FL chromosome 1, ASM2978415v1, whole genome shotgun sequence genome, cccattctcctctACTGAAATTGATCTAATCTTCTTACCCTCACACGAATAGAGATGATACGATAAGTATTAATAATTACATCCAATTATAGGTTTGCCACCGGCGGAATTTAGACTTATACCATTCTaggccaaaaaatttttttttgcgatactGTAGAACTTCACAAATCTatatagagtaaggtggggtaaaagtataagtcgggtaaaagtacgttttgagattatcacaaaccgagaataataaaattcaaaactctggcgtggattgatagtgatttggaCTACCTTCATCCagacataatttttattgtgaaaatttgagaatactccgaaaaatgaggtaaagcAGCATTTTTGCCCAAatgatgtaatttttaaaataacggcaaacatgtttgagcAAACGAAattctggctttcaatgaaagtctTTATGTGTCTGATTAATTGTTTGCAACCACTAGCAAAGgcgaagaaagaatttaataaatatttctctgttttgcacaataaactgtgaataACAATCCCTCAATGAATAAAgcgtaaaaaaaacaagaaaccttgaaggggcaaaagtacgaactttaaatggggcaaaagtatgaatgatatacagggtcttctgaaggaaaTCTGAACGGAAAGTTTTAACTTCTTTCTAAAATTCACTAGGAACATCCGcatatttttgtatttacaaagacttgctcgcgcgaaaaattgctcaaatacgatgagaactggatttcgTAAACCTGTTGAATATGGACAATTAGTGGAGAACTCCAAATTCGCGCAGTTTGTTTGCCCATGTACAGGATTCGTATCAGAAACGAACACAGAAGTTACTTCTGTAAGCAaagattgatataaaataattttcctcttgacttcatgcagaattgtggaattctgaatggtcgtacttttacctcacatcattcgaacttttgccccgtAGGTGGAGTAAGAGAACGTTTCGATatagcagttaggcattttcaatactgctatcaaatgcgtcgatcgatcatcttcgtaattttttagaagagagataaaagtctaaggAATCCAATGTTGTTctttgttttttggaaaaacacctgcaaaattttcttcaaatagaATAGtcctaaggtcgtacttttaccccaccatactctatataaaaagcaatttctgtgggattgtttgtttgtttgtttgattgtttgtttgtcctctatagactcagccgtcttaagagctagagagatGAAATTTGACATGTATGTTCATtaagaccaggaatgatgaaaaatgttttcggattttcgtatgaccccttctgaagggggtcgtccatacaagacaaatattgttttcgtgatattgacgttatttttcgtcggatgtgatgaaaatttacacatgtgGGGTTTTAAAGATGGCCAATCGATTTTAGGCATTGCATTTTGGGtcagaggtcggcaaaaggggtcgtccatatcgactgttcattgtttttgcgatattggcgttattaaacATCAGATTGAGATGAGACTTTGCACATAGTAGTTTTGAATCACGAGCAATCAATTCGAGATGCTGAATGCGGAGTCAGGGgtcgtccaaaggggtcgtccatattaactttcaatatcttagtgatattgacgttttcatacattggattgggatgaaaatttgcacataggagttataagGGACAAACAATacatttcacttatccaaattcagtcaggggtcggccaaagaggtcgtccatattaacaattcactgttaatgcgatattgtagttattatacaacggattcagatgaaaattggcacacgagaGTTGTCCGGGAcgggaaatcgatttcaggtattaaattcagtgtaaggggtcggcaaagggggtcgtccatattaacctttccatatttttgaaatatcgtcgttattatacataggattgagatgaaaatttgcatacggTTGTTTCCAGGGACGCGCAATCGATTTCGTCGTcaacattatttaaatttccactgtttttggcaatattgacgttattatgcaatggattgcttaggAAATTtgtacacgggagttttgagggaagggtaatcgatttcagatatcaaagatttttcggggattcttttgttgattttgttcagtgatgtttttaaaaaaaatcgcttgtTTTACGTTTCGGTCTACTTTATTCGACCATCCTCAGAAACTATATATATGTATTATAGGTAaatgatgaatgaaaaaaataatttaattacaattttaaaagcctaattaaaataattatcaaaacacAAAATTGGGAAACACTCACAAAAAGCATTTTTTCCGCCTGCTAGGGCCGTCTCTCTGCTCTAACTGGGCGTCtatctgttgctgctgctgctagttgTCGTCGGGGcgtcttattttttaaatttgccacGCGCTCTCGTTCATTCTCCTCTCGCAGTTTGGTCCAGAGCCCGTTGTAAGCACTGGATACTCCTTTGGTGTCGATCTGGAGATTAACTGCCTGGTTTCCCCGTAGTTTGATGTGCAGTTTCTCTGCTATCAATCGGTGGGATTTGTGGCAAATTCTCTCCAGAATTCgcgttttgtcaaaataaaatttgtgatCAGCGTCGTCTTGAAGCGCATGTTGTGCCAGGCCAGTTTGCGTATTCTTTAGGCGGATGTTGTTCTCgtgttgttttgttcttttctccagggtttgagaagttTGGCCAACATATTCTTTCCCACATGAACATTGAATCGAGTACACAACATTCGTTTGTTGCATTTTGGGGATGGGATCTTTAAGTTTTGTGAATATTGTCGATTTGACTTTATCACATGGCTTAAATGCGGCGATCACATCATGCTTGCGTAGTATTTTTGCCACTCTCTCGCTCAGGCCAGGAACATATGGGATGGATGCCATCTTCGGTGGTGCTGATTCGACGACGCTGCTGGATTCGAGCGTGTTGTACATAGAGTGGgtccttttttcaatatttgatttaccattttttgttgttattatgcAGGATATTTTTCACTGAGTCGATGCTAGTGTTTTTAGTTTCGACATCCGACAATTTCAGGGCTCGATCGATTAACGCGTAAGCGGTGTTTTGTTTATGTGTGAATGGACTTTCggaataaaaatccaaatatcgcCCGTCGGGTTGTTTCGTGAaccattttttcttgattttgttgtttGTCCTCGTTAGTGTCATATCAAGGAAGCGGATGGTTTGTTGTTCTTCTTTCTCAAGTGTGGATTTGAGAGTTCCGTGAGCTTTATtgaattcgtcaaaaatcacatcaacctcagcttctttggcaacaacaaaacaatcatCCACATATCGTTTGTAGacagtcaaaaaaaatatttagctgTTTTAAATTATCGATGCATTTTTGTTCGAGTCTCTCCATGCAGATCGAAGCAATACAACCAGATATGGAAGAGCCCATAGGTACCCCGTGTATTTGTTTGTAGAAGTTGTTGTTGTATTTGAAGACAGAAGAATTCAAAACAACACTAAGCGCATGCTGGATAGAGGCAGGATGCGCTTAGTGTTGTTTTGAATTCTTCTTTCTTCAAATACAACAACAACTTCTACAAACAAATACACGGGGTACCTATGGGCTCTTCCATATCTGGTTGTATTGCTTCGATCTGCATGGAGAGACTCGAACAAAAATGCATCGATAATTTAAAAcagctaaatatttttttgactgtCTACAAACGATATGTGGatgattgttttgttgttgccaaagaagctgaggttgatgtgatttttgacgaattcaATAAAGCTCACGGAACTCTCAAATCCACACTTGAGAAAGAAGAACAACAAACCATCCGCTTCCTTGATATGACACTAACGAGGACaaacaacaaaatcaagaaaaaatggtTCACGAAACAACCCGACGGgcgatatttggatttttattccGAAAGTCCATTCACACATAAACAAAACACCGCTTACGCGTTAATCGATCGAGCCCTGAAATTGTCGGATGTCGAAACTAAAAACACTAGCATCGACTCAGTGAAAAATATCCTGCataataacaacaaacaatggtaaatcaaatattgaaaaaaggacCCACTCTATGTACAACACGCTCGAATCCAGCAGCGTCGTCGAATCAGCACCACCGAAGATGGCATCCATCCCATATGTTCCTGGCCTGAGCGAGAGAGTGGCAAAAATACTACGCAAGCATGATGTGATCGCCGCATTTAAGCCATGTGATAAAGTCAAATCGACAATATTCACAAAACTTAAAGATCCCATCCCCAAAATGCAACAAACGAAAGTTGTGTACTCGATTCAATGTTCATGTGGGAAAGAATATGTTGGCCAaacttctcaaaccctggagaaaagaacaaaacaacacGAGAACAACATCCGCCTAAAGAATACGCAAACTGGCCTGGCACAACATGCGCTTCAAGACGACGCTGatcacaaattttattttgacaaaacgcGAATTCTGGAGAGAATTTGCCACAAATCCCACCGATTGATAGCAGAGAAACTGCACATCAAACTACGGGGAAACCAGGCAGTTAATCTCCAGATCGACACCAAAGGAGTATCCAgtgcagtgatgccacatttcaaTCGGTAtttttgaacccaaaaaaatcttttttcggtatggaaatccgaaaaatcggtatgaaaatcggtattttaaggtgattaaaaaaattttcttctgaattcTGAAGTCTGCTATTTAATACAATGATAATAAATGCCTTATAGTATTTTGTGtgctcttttttttgtttttatacatttttattcgtttttagaAGTTCTTAGAAGGTTTTTACTGTTCTTTCTTCTCTGTTAttatttctggaaaaattttataaactttggaTTTTCATAATTACTGCATTGATGCTAAAAAGGTTAAGTGCATAAAATCAAATGTCgagaaaaaaacgtttttggcaattttcaatacgttttaagataatttgtatttttcttccgAATATAAaggtatgaaaataaatttctaaaaatctgaagaaatcacgaaatatagtttgaaacatgaaaatcgtTCCGTATTATTAACTCATGGATCATTTGCTCTTATACTCTTTTGGCTCTGTGGgtaatttgataatttcaaaaaatcgcataCTGAAAGTTTTTGTGGAAttcactataaaaaaaaaatcttgaagctTCCTTGTAATATTCTCAATGACAATATTTCTTCATGTTATCGATTAACACATGATTCCTTATAGGTGTAATCCTTATAGATTGTTCTTTAcaatttgtttatgtttccaaaattctgaACTTCTGAACTCATACATATTCAACCTCATTAGATTAATTCCCGCTGGCTATCTTGGCGCAATTATGAATATCATAGAGTATGTTATACAAAACGAGAGTTTTCCAACATTCTTAATGGAAAAATTACCTCAAAATTCCAACGGATAGTGGAAAATTTAATCGTAGACttatcttttaaaattcaattatcataAACAACATGCttctttcctttaaaatttgagagtttcgattgaaatattgaaaaacgtgCACTTATCATAAAAGCTTCAACTGTTTCTTACTTAGCTAACGCCaaataatataatttggtcGTCTTCAATTTAACAGAAACCCAATATTTTCTATAGTCTTGCTTACACTGatatttattttacattttgtatcaaaattctcaaaaatcggtatgaaatcggtatgttttgccaaaaatcggtattcggtatataccgattcttggataaaaatttgctcaaaaatcggtatgaataccgaaaaatcggtaggtGTGGCATCTATGATCCAGTGCTTACAACGGGCTCTGGACCAAACTGCGAGAGGAGAATGAACGAGAGCGCgtggcaaatttaaaaaataagacgCCCCGACGAcaactagcagcagcagcaacagataGACGCCCAGTTAGAGCAGAGAGACGGCCCTAGCAGGCGGAAAAAATGCTTTTTGTGAGTGTTTCCCAATTTTGTGctttgataattattttaattaggcttttaaaattgtaatttaattatttttttcattcatcattTATCTATAATACATATATATAGTTTCTGAGGATGGTCGAATAAAGTAGACCGAAACGTAAAAccaggggtttttttttaaaaacatcaccgaacaaaatcaacaaaagaaacccTGAAAAATTAAATCCAGCGGTGATCTAAATCGTCGTGAAcatgatatcaaagattgtataagaggtcaGCAAAAGGGGTttatttttttggcaataatagcgttgttatgcaacgatcgagtcgaaatttatacacgggggtttaCGCCACGGTCATTTGATTCATGATTACAAATTAAGTAGCAGACGTCAGAAAAGTGATCGTCTTATATTTTTGagattattacttaacaatgtatTCGGAAGTGCGGCtgaaaaatgcttggcaattgactttcatacaaactgttcatgacatattccaagtttaaagcgaaacggagttgtatgggatcagctagttcttattataaatttcaaattgctttttTACAAACCCTTATtaatgaaactcaaatctttacAATTCAAAAATCCCTAACTCATcttttaaatggatttttttttaggaagTGAATCTAAACAATCTCAGACCATTTAAACGTCAAGATTCATTCATCTAATAATAATTCAACTCATCAATAAGCTGGTTGCCAAATTACAACTGTTTTCTACTCACGAGTCAACAGAATTAACAAAAAGCATCTTAAACTTAGTGTCTATTAACTTATTACTATTCGTtttgattcttaaaaaaatccttcatgtcataacaatatttttgcttgtatgaaatattaaaaaaaaacaatttcagcttCAATGCAATCATATGTTTATTGTTGTTCTCAAAACTAAACTCTATATTCAAAAGGTTCTTGAAAACTAcaaaaggccacaaaattcaaattttccaagAGGCAAATAATAGGCTTTGATTAATACGGTTGCCctaaatccaaatatgcaatttgctatttttctatcagcttttaattttaaagcatGCAAGGAAGTCTTTCAGAAAAAGTAATCCTCGAAGTCCCGAAAAAAGGTTGAAAGAATCGCGACACTGCTTTCAAAAACATGGATCAGGAAACGGAAAGTAGATCGGACTCAGAAGGAGATTTTGATATCTTACAAAACCGCAGAAGCTTGGACTGTTGGAATGCCAGAATGAGCCGAGAAATAGGAGTTTCTAAAGTCAACCGTTGAAGAAAGAACGAAGGTAACAATAACGAAAACAGTTGACGGAACGTTAGGCACTCTTCAGAATCGTTATTTGAGGAGGAACCTCCTGAAATGCAAAGAAGGCAGATACAGCGCGTGATCAGTGACGCGGAAATCCAGAGCGCGGACCGAAGGATGAAAACATGGTACATGACGTTCGATGCGGATCCACGAAACCGGTCGTAAGAGGATTCACAGTAAACATGATTGTAGCTTTATTCTTATGCTGTATTGATATACGTTCTATATACGTTATAGAATGaccgtatgaaagttgaaaaaacagtacttacctaccaaagtggaggcaaaaTACATACatgaattacatttatttctaaagcgacgaaaactacaccaattgggcgttatctgacaccttattcgtacatataggaagaatgcaagagagcagaAGGTTTCGCTCTCATAGCCTttaaatcgttgccagcgaaaATTTTTTCCAGtgctctcattggtcaatattacttaCCACGTTCAGCGCCATGGGACCCATTtgtgtgacgggtgtatttccttgGAGCCgacacatcaaaaacgtgtgaagctctcttactcaagctagccgctcagtttagccacacgttcaAAATCTTGGATTCTCTGTCTTTTCTctctcgctccgagaatttttttttggcatgtcTAGTAAAACTACCTACTAAAATTCCAATCTGATTTTCAGTCATCTGGATGCAGTGCTGGTTGCAGAGAACATGACGAtatttttctcacttgaagcccgcgcgcgaacaaaatcaattcaaaatttacaagcatggcagactttctatcatatccgatataaactgacttcagacgacattttatacgatgtTTTTACTAAATTGCGATTCGAAATACCAttttaaacgacttaagttttcattttcgatacgatttcatgtttgttgGGTTTCCTTCTCAAAGTACGTAGGTTGACCATGATGGACCGAATTGCGGAGAATGTCCTCTTACAGCGAGTTCTGACTTGAGGAAAGAACCATATGACTGGTACCTGTGCTATGCTGATACATTCTTATTTGGGTCAAAGTTTCGTTATATGTACATACATGCAAAGATCggagaaattttcaacaaatttacgAGCGGAAGCTgcagagaaatgaaaaattcttttcttttaaaatggaTATGGAGAGACGGAACAAAATGCGTTCGTAACCACAAAGgcaatcgcatttttttttgaagtcgtGTTCGAAAACATGAGACCAAATTATAGATCTAGATTGTCGTGTCACAACGTTAACAGTCTTAGCCAGTTGGAGTTCAACGCCCGCAGGATCGATGCTAATGACCCGGCATTTCATGCTGTTTTGGAGCAGAGTGAACCAGATGAGAGCCTATACACAGGAGCACTAGAACTTCCTGAACTGCCCAGGACAACGCCGGCGACTGTGGAGACGGAACACGAGTTATCCGCCAGAGATCAAGCGGTGCTAGTAAATACCATTCGTCAGTTTACGGTAACGACAGAACACCGTTGCAGCATGAAATCACGTTGAAGGAGGACGTAAAATCAATTCGTCAATCGTTGCATCGATGATCTCCGGCTTCCCAAGCCGAAATGGTCTACGCGTTGATTTGCCTTGAGTCTAAGCAAATTCGTAGTTTTCCGTTTGATTTCCTGACCGGAACCAACGAACTAGCCCACTGACTCTCCAATTCGGTATTGGAGAGTCAGTGGGCTAGTTTGTTGGTTCCGGTCaggaaatcaaacgaaaaactACGAATTTGTTTAGACTCAAGGCAAATCAACGCGTAGACCAAGAAAGATTGTTACTCCATGCGATCTATGAGTTGCATTTTCCATAAGCTGGAAAGAACGAAAtttccagattccagattcccCGAATGCTCCGTTTTCTATGAGTCGTTTCATGGCAAGAGTGATAGGATTTGATCTCGAGCCACATGTGTTTGTGATATCGTCATTGCCAAAAacacataaagggtgatacggtcagaATTTggccaagggaaaacgcgtgtaaatcggtaaaatcgtttatttgaaaaataaaattaaatttctttttcaagttcaattaccttgttcaccttcttcgccgcaaaaagccagtttgccttgaactactGCTCGTCCTTTGCAGTTTTTCTGGTCTTCTTtaagttccgcttgacaatagcccagtattcctcaattgggcggagctctggcgtgttgggagggttcttgtccttgggaaccacctgcacgtttttGGTGGCGTACcaatccatggcctttttactgtaatggcaagatgccaaatccggccaaaacagtacggaacaaccgtgtttcttcagaaaaggcagcagacgtttattcaatcactctttcacgtaaatttcttggttggcaGACCCGGAAGCTTCGAAAAAGCTGCTTTTCaagtcacaggtacagatggcttgccaaaccagatatttcttcgcgaactttgacagttccatgtgcttgaaaatatgtgctacctttcccctttcttttgccgtttaaaactcctgtcccggaagctgcttatagtcggctttgacgtaggtttcgtcgtccattatcacgcagtcaaacttcgtcagcatcgtcgtgtacagcctccgggatcacgctttggccgtcgtattttgtttatcatcgcaatttggagtcactaccttcttgtaagtcgatagtccgactcgttttttggctcgatgcacggttgtagacgatacacccagcttatttgtgacATCTGTGAGAGAGAGGttggggtttcgcttgaaactaccggcaactctctttgtcgtctcagcggcttccggttttcgatttctccccgatccatACTTCCTGGCTGTctacaaacgttccccaaacactttaatcacatttgtaacggttgatttggcaacttttagcgattttgccagctttgcgtgtgagtagctcggattttcgcgatgcgcaagcaaaattttgatacgctgctcttgtTCCTTGGacgcattttgacaactgaagagtgaattcaaaatcaaaataggagcaacattctacacacacacgcacaccttcaaaatgaggggtgttcaggttttttaaatgcaaaattgaaagaaatgcgtcaagttgatattgaccaaattttgcccGTATCACCCATTACACCGAATATCGAGCGAAAGCAGTAAAGCGGGGTGATGAGGAACGGACTTGACGGAATTCACGATTCTTGGGGGCATCGATCACAACGAAGCACTGTGAACTTAGTTCGAGCTGAAAACCTGGCTGGTAATGGTCCTCTTGTCATTGTGAAACTGTTTATGAAACTATTAATGGTTGAAACTATCAGAATAATTACAATTTACGTGTTCTAGGAATGTGCTAGCTCAGTGGCACGAGACTCTTTGACTTAGTCTCAGAGTCGGCGAACCACAGGGTAATTGGAGGGGCTACGCGTTCAACGGTACAGCAAAGGCTCGTTTGTCTTGTTTCaccaaaatatataaaactgtTTTGTAAcggaataaattatttattgaaagaaaatgaaGTCTACTGAAGGAAAATAAAACCGGTCTATTTCAATGAAAAGTGTGTATTTTTGTGTAGTGTAATGGGTGGGAGAATGCAACTTTGACTTAtctcgctgctgctgctgtt is a window encoding:
- the LOC129760856 gene encoding uncharacterized protein LOC129760856 — protein: MYNTLESSSVVESAPPKMASIPYVPGLSERVAKILRKHDVIAAFKPCDKVKSTIFTKLKDPIPKMQQTKVVYSIQCSCGKEYVGQTSQTLEKRTKQHENNIRLKNTQTGLAQHALQDDADHKFYFDKTRILERICHKSHRLIAEKLHIKLRGNQAVNLQIDTKGVSSAVMPHFNRYF